The Natrinema amylolyticum genome includes the window TGGGCTGGCCCCACGCCATCCGGCTCGCGACGGCGAGTTCGCTCGCGGAGTCCGCGTCGCCCGCGCTCGCGGACGCCGAGGACCGCGCACCGCTGCAGGACTGAGTCGTCGAGTCCGCTTTTTCGTCGTAGCGGCTACCTCTCTGGAGCGAAGCGGAAGTGACCGGAAAACGAGCCCGAGAGGGTGCTGTTCGCGTCAGGACGTGACCGTCGGCGCAGCGCGTTCGCGCGTCAGGACGTTGCGACCGGTCTCGGGATCGAACAGGTGGACGTCCGATTCGTCGAACGTGAGCGTCACTCGATCGCCCGGCTCGAGGCGCACGTCCGAGTCGACGCGGGCGATGAACTCGGTGGGCAGATCGAGGTGGAGGAAGTTGTCGGAGCCGACGGGTTCGACGACGTCGATGGCCGCCGTGATCGAGTCGGCCGCGCCCTCGTCGGTGACCGAGACGTTCTCCGGCCGGATGCCGAGCGTGTACTGACTCGCGTCGAGATCGTCCCCGTGGCGGTCGATGTACGCCGCCGAGAGGTCGAACTCGAACCCGCCGTCGGGACCGGTCAGGTGGAGCCGATCGCCGTCGGACTCGACGGCGACGTCGACGAAGTTCATCGACGGCGAGCCGACGAAGCCGCCGACGAACTCGTTGACCGGGTTCTCGTAGACCTCGGTCGGCTTCCCCTGTTGCTGGAGTTCGCCGCCGTCAAGGATGACGATCCGGTCGCCCATCGTCATCGCCTCGTGTTGGTCGTGCGTGACGTAGACGGCGGTGATTCCGAGTTCGTTCTGGAGCCGCTGGATCTCCGCGCGCATGCTCGTCCGAAGCTTGGCGTCGAGGTTGCTGAGCGGCTCGTCGAACAGGAACAGGTCCGGCTCCCTGACGATCGCGCGACCGAGCGCGACGCGCTGTTTCTGACCGCCGGAGAGCTCGTCGGGCTTGTCCTCGAGGAGGTTCTCGATGTCCATCATCTCGGCCGTGTCGACGACGCGGCGCTCGCGCTCGGACTCGCTCAGATCGGTGCTCATCCGGAGCCCGAACGCCATGTTCTCGAAGACGGTCTTGTGGGGATACAGCGCGTAGTTCTGGAACACCATCGCGACGTCCCGGTTCTTCGCGTGGACGTCCGTGACGTCCTCGTCGCCGATCCGGATTCGCCCGGACGTCGACTGCTCGAGCCCGGCCAACATCCGCAGCGTCGTCGTCTTTCCACAGCCCGACGGGCCGACCACGGTCACGAACTCGCCGTCTTCGATCTCGAGGTCGAGATCGTTGACGGCGACGACCGACCCGGCGTCGTATTCCTTCCGCAGCGATTCGACCGTTACTCGTGCCATTTCCCTGTTCGTTCGGCGAGGGTGCGTAAAACCTTTTCCCAAAATTTGGAATCTGAGAAGTAATATTACACCAAATATATTGCCGTTTGCCGTTCGCGAGACGATCGGGCTCTCAGCCGAGCGAATGCGACGCCCGATAGCGAAATCGGAACTCATCTGGAAGACAGACTGAACCGGATCGTGGTTCCGAAACGGCCGATATGAGTGCTTTGCTGCTCACTACGGTGATCCGATCGCTCCAGCGAGGCGGCATCCTAACAACTAAATATGTGAAGATATTATTCATCACTGTTTGCCATGACACTGTATCGCAGGAACGCACTCAAGGGTATCGGCGGGATGACGACGCTGACGGTCGCGGGGTGTCTCGGGGGACTGCTCGGCGGCGGTGACCAGGGGACGACGCTGTGGACGCAGTTCGAAGAGGGCGAGGAGAGCTCCCTCGAGGAGCACCTCGGTACGTTCAACGAGGGACGGGACGACGCGATGAACTCCGAGAACATCTCGGAGATGGAATCGCAACTCGAGACGGCGTTACCGGCGGGCAACGGACCACACACGTTCGCGTGGGCCCACGATTGGATCGGTCAGTACCACGACCAGGACTTCGTCTACGACGCCGCCGACGATATCGACGTCGACCTCGAGAGCACGTTTACCGAGGCCGCCGCACAGGCGGTTCAGTGGGACGGTGCGGTACACGGTCTCCCCTACGCGGCAGAGACCGTTTCGCTCATGTACAATCCGGATCTGGTTGACGGACCGCCGGAGACGCTCTCGGAGATGGTCGCGGTAATGGAGGACCACCACGATCCGGACAACAACCAGTACGGGCTCTCGGTTCCCGCGATCGAGACCTACTTCGTCAGCGCGTTCTTGAACGCGTTCGGCGGCACCGTCTTCGACGAGGAGAGCGGCGAACTCGGCATCGAGGACGACGCGTTCATCGAGGGCATCGAACTCCTCGAGGACGCTATTTGGCCCTACGTCTCTGCGGATCCGACGTACGAACCGCAGATAGCGACGTTTTCGGAGGGGAACGCGCCGTACGCGATTAACGGCCCGTGGCAGGTCAGCGGCTTCCGCGAGGCCGGTGTCGACGCGACCGTCGCGGCGCTTCCCGACATCGACGGTGGGGAACCGTCACCGTACACGGGCGTCCAGACGTGGTACTTCACGACGCAACTCGAGAGCGCGGACGATACCGCGCTCGAGACGACCCTCGAGTGGGCCGAGTGGTACACGACTACCGAGGACGTGATCCTGAGCAACGCACAGGACCACGGACTGATCCCGGTTCATCAGGAGTACGCGCAGTCCGACGAGCTCGGCGACGACGTCGAAGCGTTCGCCGAGGCCGTCGAAACGGGCGTTCCCCTCCCGACCGATCCACGAATCGGTGACGTCTGGACACCGCTCAAGGACGGGCTCCAGCGGGTCTTCAACGGCCAGGCGAGCGCCGAGGAATCGATGGCGACTGCCGCCGAAGAAATCCGGGGTCGCTGGGACTAACTGACTGCGTTTGGCACCTCAATCCCATGTCTACATCGTCATTTCTCAGACGGGTATCCGAACGCGGTCGGCGGCGACTGCCGGCCGGCCTCCGGGAGTACGATCTGTTCGGGCTCTTGCTCGTGTTACCCGGCGTCGTCCTGTTCGGCTCGTTCATGCTGTTCCCGATCACGTTCCTGGTCTACCTGTCGGTGACCGACGCGACTCACGCCGGAACGGTCATCGGGGGCGGCTCGAGCGTGATCGGGCTCGACAACTACGTCGAGCTCTTTTCGGATTCGCAGTTCTGGACGTCGCTCGGGGTCACCTGGCTGTTCGTGGCAGTGAGCCTCGCGATCAAGATCGTGCTCTCGCTCGGACTCGCGATGGTCCTCACTCACGGCCGCGTGCTCGGAAAACGGTTTCTCCGGGCCGCGGTCATCATCCCGATGGGGTTCCCGACGATCTTCACGATCACGGTCTGGCGGGGCATATTCAGCGGCGCTCGGTTCGGGCCGCTGAACGAACTGCTCTACAAGTACAACGACGCCGTGCTCTCACTCACGGGCCTGTTCGATGTCGCTGCGCCGGAGTTGCTGCTGCTTGAGTTACCGATCGGATGGCTCAGCGGGCGGTGGAGTTCGTTCTTCGCCTACGTCACGACGGAGGTCTGGCTGGCGTATCCGTTCATGGTGATCATCATCGTGAGCGCGCTGCAGGACGTCTCGGCGGAGCTCCACGACGCGGCGAAAGTCGACGGCGCTGGCTTCCTGAACCGGTTCCGTCACGTCACGCTTCCGTCGATCAAACGCCCGGTCATGTTCGGATCGATCCTGACCGCGGCGACCTCGTTTCAGCAGTTCCTCGTTCCGTGGATCTTCAACCAGGGCGGTCCCTCTCGCCAGAACGAACTCATCATCGTCTACGGCTTCCGGGAGGCGACCGAACTCAACGAGTACGCGTTCGGATCCGCGATTATGGTCACGGCGATCGCGTTCATCGGCGCGTTCATGTGGCTCGCAGTGAAGAAAGGTGACCTCGCCGAAGGGGTGAACTCGTAATGACAGCATCTGACGCAGAGACGCGGTCCGACGAACAGGCCGAGAGTAGCGGGCGGAATCCGCTGGACATCGCCAAGACGGTCGCCGCGACCGGCGGCGCAGTCGGGATCCTGGTGGTCCTCATGTTCCCCGTCTACTGGATCTTCACGGCCTCGCTCTCACAGGGGACCGGACTGATGAGCTCCAAAGGGATCTTCGCCGATCCGGCCACCTACAACCTCGAGGCCTACCGCTGGGTGCTCTTCGAGTCGGACTTCCGCGACGCGCTGGTCAACAGCCTGGTCGTCGTCTTCGTGACCGTCAGCGTCTCGATGTCGGTGGTCATTCCGGGCGCGTACGCGCTCTCGCGGCGAAGCTTCGTCGGTCGAGAGAAGGTCCTCTACGGCTACGTCCTGTTCACGCAGGTCGGAGCCGGCCTCTCGGTCGCGACGCTCGTCGCGCTGTACGCCCTGTTCGTCAACCTCGGGCTGAGCGACAGCCTCCTGGTGCTCGGGCTGTTCTACGCCGCGGGGGCGATCCCGTTCAACACGTGGTTGCTCAAGACCTTCATGGACAACATCCCCGTCTCCTACGAGGAGGCGGCGATCGTCGACGGTGCGGGCCGGTGGGACGTCATCCGGGAGGTGATCCTCCCGCTGTCGAAACCCGGAATCGCCGTCGTCCTGGTCTTCACCTTCCTGGCGGGGTGGAACGAGTTCATCGTCGCCCGGACGCTACTCAGTCCGGACAATTACACGCTCTCGGTCGAACTCTACTCGCTCGCGACGGCCGGCCGGTACGAGACGCCGTGGACCGAGTTCTCGGCGTTCGCGATCCTGTTCGCGATGCCGGTCGCGATCATCTACTTCTTCGCACAGAGTTACGTCGAGAGCGGCCTCTCCTTCGGCGGCATGGAGGGGTGAACCGGCTCAATCTTCGCTTCGCCGTCGGTTACAGACCGGCCGATTCGCTCGAGCCCGTCGTCTCGACCTCGAGGACGACGGCGGTGTCGACAGCGAGTTCGCGGGCCCACGAGTCGGCCGCACCATCACCGTCCGCGACCGCCTCGCCCGTCGGCAGGTCGGTTCCCTCGACGGGTTCGTCGATCCGCACCGTCGCCGTGCCGTCACCGAAGTGCAACGCGACGACGAGTCGGCGGCCGCTCGCCGGCGCTTCCCTCGCGAACGCGACGGCGGCGTCGGTGTCGGCCGCGTACGGAATCCGCTCGAGGTCGGCATCGGACTGCAGCGCCGGATGCGATTTCCGGAGAGCGATCAACCGCCGATAGCGCTCGAACAGGTTCGTATCGAACGACCCCCAGTTCATCGGGTCGCGCCGCCCCGTGACGCCGGTCTCCTGTCCGTAGTAGAGCATCGGTGAGCCGGGGAGAGTAACCGTCGCAGCGCCCGCTGCCAGCTGCGCGTCGCGACCGTATTCGGTGAGATACCGGTCCGTGTCGTGGTTTTCGACGTACAGCAACCACTCCGAGTCGGGGTGGGCACCCCGGCGCTGCCGGTCCTCGATCGCCTCGAGGATCGCGTCGGCGCTCGTCGCATTTAGACCGGCCGCGGAATCGGTGAACGCGTCCGCGACCGCGTCCCCCTCCGCAACCGCTGCCGTCTCGTCCGCAGCGTTGCCCACAGCCAACTCGTCCGCACTACCGTCCCCGAACGACTCGCCCAGTCGCTCGAGCGCGTCGTGAAGGACGTCGTCGTGGTGGGTGTGGAACCGACCGCCGCCCATCTCGACGTCGGAGGGCAGGGTCTCGTCCAGCAGGAACAAGTCGCCGTCCGCGCCGCTCACTCGGTCGGACACCTCGGTCCAGAAACTCAGGGGGACGCCCCAGGCGACGTCCGCGCGGAAGCCGTCGACGCGCTCGGCCCAGAAGTCGACGACCTCGAGCAGATAGTCCCGGACCTCGGGATTGGCGTAGTTCAAATTCGGAATGTCGTCCCAGCCGAAGTAGGTGTCCGCGTCGCGCTCGTCGAAGTCCTCCCACCGGTACCAGTCGCGGTACCGCTCGTGGTCGGGATGCGTCTCGTCGACCGCAGCCTCGTAGAACGGATGCGTGTCCGCCGTGTGGTTGATCACGAGATCGAAGACGACCCGGATACCCCGTTCGTGACAGGCGTCGACCAGCGCCTCGAAATCGGCCATAGTTCCGAGCTCCGGATCGACCTCGAAGTAGTCCCGAGTATTGTAGCCGTGGGGACCACCGCGCTCTGCGGGCGTCTCGAACCCGCTCTCGGCCTCGAGAAACGGCGACAGCCAGAGGACGTCGATCCCGAGGCGCTCGAGGTGGTCGAGCCGATCCGCGATCGTCTCGAACGTGGGCTCGTCCCGATCCGGGAATCGCCGGGTGAAGACCTCGTAGACGACCGCATCGACGGCCCACTCGGGCGGCTCGAACGGATGCTCGACGCGGACGGGCGGCTCGTCCGTCGCATCGTCGGTGGGGACCAGTTCGATCGCGTCCGGAACCGAGTGGCGCTCGTCGACAGCGACGGCGTAGACGCGGACCCGTTCGTCGATCGCATCGACCGGAATCGTCCCGTCCGGCGCGAGCACGTCCGCGTTCCGGTCATCGACGTAGTACTCGACGGTTGGCTCCCCGTCGCCGACGACGCTCGCGGTCGCCGAGAGACGGACCCGGCCGTCCGCGACCGTCGCGTCGAGTTCGACCTGCGGGCGCGGCGCGTCCTCGTCCGCCTCGGGAAACGCGCGGACCGTCAGTTCGTGCGTCCCGTCGGGGGCCTCGAGCGCGAGCGCGTACGTCCCCGGCACGTCCGGCTCGAACTCGGCGACCGGCCCGTCCGTCGGTGCCGCACTCGAGCCGTCGGGCGACTCGAGCACCCGCCAGACGTACGTCGCGTCGCCCTCCGGATTCCACGGCGCGAGATCGTCCCGCGTCTCCATTTCGTTTCCATTCGGATCGACGATCCCCTCGCCGACGGTGACGAACCGCGGCGGACCGGGATGATGCGAGCCGTCGCCGCTCTCGAGCGCGGGACCGGAGTCGGGGTCACCGCCGTCCGTGCACAGTCGTCGCTGATCCATGGGATTCCTTTCGGCCCGGGGAATAAATTTGTGGTGTAGTAGTACACCATAGTTAGAGCTCGGCGGACTTGCGGTCGCCGTCGCTATCGACGATGCGGTTCCTGGAATCGAGTCAATCCAGCAACATCATATGCTTACTGGTCAGTCACCGTCAGTAGCTTCGTCAAAATCTTCTTTGTCCACGTGGGAGAACGATGTCCCGCCGCGTCTGCAACCATTTCGAGCCCCAATCGGGAGTATTTCTCCATCGTCAGTGGTCATAGCCGCATATGCGTTTCCACATCGGTCACAGATAGCGAGAAGATTTCGATCTTCCCCATATGTTAAGAATCCTCCACTCCGCCAGACTACTTAAATTTGACAGGGAGTTAAGACAGTTCCCGATTGATTACACCAACTCCTCTACTTTACGAACAAGCATACCTGAGATCGTGTTCTCATTCCGTGGCTTCGATGAACTCATTGAGCGGTTCCGTAAGTTCGTCTACCTGTTCGCCGTCCTTTTCCGTCGAGTACCGAATGATGATGACGTCCCTTTGATCGGTGTGACGTGCTGAATCAACTTGCTGAATTCCCCGCCATATCCCAGTCACTTCGACGAGACCGAAGTTGTCATGTTCGTAGGTTTCGTCCCGTTCGACTACTTGATCCGACTCGGAGCCCGGTAGATCGTCCGAGTTACCCATACGAACCAGCCCTATCTATAGAATCATCCGAGTTACAAACCGTCAAAACCGCTCACCCCTTCTTACCTCATCCCTGTGGCGATCAAACTCAACAAACCCGTCAGCTTTCAATTCGGGGAGGTGGACGTGATGAAGTTCGTAGACGAGGGTGACGTACTCCTCACAGGAGAGGGTTTCATCATCCCAGAGAATCGGGGTTGCAGGAATAGTTCCATCCTCTAATAATGCAGATAGTATTCGACCTTTTTGCTCTCGAAGCACAGTCAAAAACTCCTTACTCCTCTCAGACGATTGTCTACTCATAACTATGATTCCAACTACGTATTCTCCGTCGGTTCGGCCTCGATGACTCCCTCGCTGAATACGGTCACATCAAATCCCTCGTACGAAAATGAGAGGCGGCCATCTCTCTGTCCGCCGTTGGCTGTGGTAGCGAACAGGTCATTAAGCGCGCCCGTATCAATCACGGAATGGAGCGGGGACAATTCGTCGGGATCACTGCCAGCAACAGCGGCGACCGCTGCAACGACTGCTAGACTCGGTTGGTCCCGACTGCTGTTGTACTCTGCACGAAAGCGTTCCTCCTCAACGACGAACTCAACAATGTTTATCGAGTCAACGATTTCGACAGTGCGAATTGCTTCTTTAGAGGATTCCATCACCAGAATAGACGGCTTCTATGGGGATGACGATGGATATTGCTCCCGCAATACGTATTTAAGCAGCGTTTGTGCTGGTCATTCTTGAGACGTTATCAACGTGCTCGCCACAAGCCGTCGAATGCCGCGCTGTAACCGCGATGAGACCGTCTGCCTGGTGATCTCAAGCTCCTCTGCGAGATCGTCCTGCGTCGCATCTCGTGGTGAATCGAAGTATCCGCGAGAATACGCTAATACCAATGCTGTTCGTTGTCCATCTGTCAGATCGTACTCTCGATCCGATTTGAGCGATGAGAGTGCATGAAGCTGGGTAAGTTCGAGAGGAATATTATTTTCTCAACAGTATGTCTGAAAGTCAGATACTTCTTGTTGTTCATCGGCGCGGATTTCAAATGTCCACTTTTCTGCGTCTCCTATCCCGGAAAGGGGATTGACCTCTGTATTGGTGATCGCCGTGAGAACACTCTCATGATTGAGGTTCCACTCAATCCGGACAAACATCTGCTCCTCCACTTCATCAATTATCTTCAACTGGTCAATCCCGATATCGTCACTCAAATCGGTTGTGAGGTCGCTGGTGTCCTCGGCATAAATCCAGAAGTAGGGGATTATAGCCTCGCTCGTGGGAACAATTCGATCCAGTTCGATAGTGGCATCGGCCAATTGATTGAAAACGGCACTCAGCGGGAAGTCTTCCTGGTCGATGGTGAATGAGGCTTCTATGGCCATAGACACGAATAGCGATGCGGCCCTTTGAGTTGCTCGTTGACTCTTTACCGGCCAAGTATTGCACAGGGAAAACTCTCTTCGGTCGAACGAATCTAACGGCTCTATGATTGGGCTTGAACTCGATGAGGTCGATCGCTCAATCCTTCACGAGCTTCAGGAGGACGCACGCACGACTACCGCCGAAGAGATGGGCGAGGAGGCAGGTGTCTCCGCTAGCACTATCCGCAACCGAATCGA containing:
- a CDS encoding ABC transporter ATP-binding protein; amino-acid sequence: MARVTVESLRKEYDAGSVVAVNDLDLEIEDGEFVTVVGPSGCGKTTTLRMLAGLEQSTSGRIRIGDEDVTDVHAKNRDVAMVFQNYALYPHKTVFENMAFGLRMSTDLSESERERRVVDTAEMMDIENLLEDKPDELSGGQKQRVALGRAIVREPDLFLFDEPLSNLDAKLRTSMRAEIQRLQNELGITAVYVTHDQHEAMTMGDRIVILDGGELQQQGKPTEVYENPVNEFVGGFVGSPSMNFVDVAVESDGDRLHLTGPDGGFEFDLSAAYIDRHGDDLDASQYTLGIRPENVSVTDEGAADSITAAIDVVEPVGSDNFLHLDLPTEFIARVDSDVRLEPGDRVTLTFDESDVHLFDPETGRNVLTRERAAPTVTS
- a CDS encoding extracellular solute-binding protein, whose protein sequence is MTLYRRNALKGIGGMTTLTVAGCLGGLLGGGDQGTTLWTQFEEGEESSLEEHLGTFNEGRDDAMNSENISEMESQLETALPAGNGPHTFAWAHDWIGQYHDQDFVYDAADDIDVDLESTFTEAAAQAVQWDGAVHGLPYAAETVSLMYNPDLVDGPPETLSEMVAVMEDHHDPDNNQYGLSVPAIETYFVSAFLNAFGGTVFDEESGELGIEDDAFIEGIELLEDAIWPYVSADPTYEPQIATFSEGNAPYAINGPWQVSGFREAGVDATVAALPDIDGGEPSPYTGVQTWYFTTQLESADDTALETTLEWAEWYTTTEDVILSNAQDHGLIPVHQEYAQSDELGDDVEAFAEAVETGVPLPTDPRIGDVWTPLKDGLQRVFNGQASAEESMATAAEEIRGRWD
- a CDS encoding sugar ABC transporter permease — translated: MTASDAETRSDEQAESSGRNPLDIAKTVAATGGAVGILVVLMFPVYWIFTASLSQGTGLMSSKGIFADPATYNLEAYRWVLFESDFRDALVNSLVVVFVTVSVSMSVVIPGAYALSRRSFVGREKVLYGYVLFTQVGAGLSVATLVALYALFVNLGLSDSLLVLGLFYAAGAIPFNTWLLKTFMDNIPVSYEEAAIVDGAGRWDVIREVILPLSKPGIAVVLVFTFLAGWNEFIVARTLLSPDNYTLSVELYSLATAGRYETPWTEFSAFAILFAMPVAIIYFFAQSYVESGLSFGGMEG
- a CDS encoding HalOD1 output domain-containing protein, whose translation is MESSKEAIRTVEIVDSINIVEFVVEEERFRAEYNSSRDQPSLAVVAAVAAVAGSDPDELSPLHSVIDTGALNDLFATTANGGQRDGRLSFSYEGFDVTVFSEGVIEAEPTENT
- a CDS encoding carbohydrate ABC transporter permease translates to MSTSSFLRRVSERGRRRLPAGLREYDLFGLLLVLPGVVLFGSFMLFPITFLVYLSVTDATHAGTVIGGGSSVIGLDNYVELFSDSQFWTSLGVTWLFVAVSLAIKIVLSLGLAMVLTHGRVLGKRFLRAAVIIPMGFPTIFTITVWRGIFSGARFGPLNELLYKYNDAVLSLTGLFDVAAPELLLLELPIGWLSGRWSSFFAYVTTEVWLAYPFMVIIIVSALQDVSAELHDAAKVDGAGFLNRFRHVTLPSIKRPVMFGSILTAATSFQQFLVPWIFNQGGPSRQNELIIVYGFREATELNEYAFGSAIMVTAIAFIGAFMWLAVKKGDLAEGVNS
- a CDS encoding DUF7344 domain-containing protein, whose amino-acid sequence is MSRQSSERSKEFLTVLREQKGRILSALLEDGTIPATPILWDDETLSCEEYVTLVYELHHVHLPELKADGFVEFDRHRDEVRRGERF
- a CDS encoding alpha-amylase family glycosyl hydrolase, coding for MDQRRLCTDGGDPDSGPALESGDGSHHPGPPRFVTVGEGIVDPNGNEMETRDDLAPWNPEGDATYVWRVLESPDGSSAAPTDGPVAEFEPDVPGTYALALEAPDGTHELTVRAFPEADEDAPRPQVELDATVADGRVRLSATASVVGDGEPTVEYYVDDRNADVLAPDGTIPVDAIDERVRVYAVAVDERHSVPDAIELVPTDDATDEPPVRVEHPFEPPEWAVDAVVYEVFTRRFPDRDEPTFETIADRLDHLERLGIDVLWLSPFLEAESGFETPAERGGPHGYNTRDYFEVDPELGTMADFEALVDACHERGIRVVFDLVINHTADTHPFYEAAVDETHPDHERYRDWYRWEDFDERDADTYFGWDDIPNLNYANPEVRDYLLEVVDFWAERVDGFRADVAWGVPLSFWTEVSDRVSGADGDLFLLDETLPSDVEMGGGRFHTHHDDVLHDALERLGESFGDGSADELAVGNAADETAAVAEGDAVADAFTDSAAGLNATSADAILEAIEDRQRRGAHPDSEWLLYVENHDTDRYLTEYGRDAQLAAGAATVTLPGSPMLYYGQETGVTGRRDPMNWGSFDTNLFERYRRLIALRKSHPALQSDADLERIPYAADTDAAVAFAREAPASGRRLVVALHFGDGTATVRIDEPVEGTDLPTGEAVADGDGAADSWARELAVDTAVVLEVETTGSSESAGL